The stretch of DNA CTGACTGATAAGTTGTATATTTTTGGACAACTAGAAGTTCCCATGAAATTTGGAAAAACTCGATATGATCTGGAATCATCATATGTAGATTATCAGAATGGTTATAGCTTCCAGGAATCTTTTTCTGTAGAGGAGAAGTATACGTCAATCGGAGTTAATATCAAGCCCGGTCTGGATTATTTCTTAAATAAGAATTGGACTATTGAAGCGACAATCGGTGAGTTCGGATATGAAAATCTTAAGTATAAGAACGGTGGGAAAAGTATTAACAAATATGACTTTGGATTAAATTTTTCTTCGGTTACTTTCGGAGTTAAGTATATATTTGCAAAATAAAACTAAAGTCCTATAACAATTATAGGACTTTGATCTATAAATTAAAATTTTAATAACTATGAAAAAATTATTACTGGCTGGTGCTGTAGCACTTTTCGGACTGTCAAACGCTCAGATGACTAAAGGAGACTGGGTAATCAGTGGAAATACTGGTTTAGGATTTAACAATGTAAGTACAACAATTAAAGTGGCTGGTCAGTCTGTAGACGGACCTAAAGTCAACACATTTTCCGTATCGCCTTCCGTAGGGTATTTTGTGATCGATAAATTAGCTGTAGGAATTGATTTAGGATTCTTAACTGCTACAACAAAATTTCAAGGAATTAAAGCTACAACAACCAATTTTTCTGTAATGCCAACGGCAACTTATTATTTTGTTAATGATAGTAAGTTTGTCCCTTTCCTAGGAGCTGGAATCGGGTATTCGTCAGTTAAAAACAAAGGAAATGCTGATATTATGGGCGTTTCTGCTTCTGATGAAACAACCACAGATGGTCTGGCATGGAAAGTGAAAGGAGGTGTTACGTATATGGCAACTCAGTCATTAGGGGTTAATTTAGGTGTTTCTTATGACCAGTTTTCTAACAAAGAAAAGTATATGAATATGGATGTAAAAACTAATGTAAAGACATTCGGTGTTAATGTAGGAATTTCTTATTTCATTAAATCAAAATCTCAGAAAACGGATAAATAATCTGTATTAAGATAAGATAAAAATAAACCCGGCTCGAATGAGCCGGGTTTTATATTTTGTTGATGTTTTAATTATTTTCCAAACATTCCACCCATTCCAGGCATATTTGGCATTTTGCTCATCATCTGCATCATTTGCTTTCCTTGAGGACCCTGCATCATCTTCATCATTTTCCCCATTTGCTCAAATTGTTTCATCAGCTGATTAACATCTTCGATCTTTCTTCCTGCACCTTTGGCAATTCTTTGCTTTCTCTGTGTATTGATGATAGAAGGTCTTCTTCTTTCGTCCGGTGTCATAGAGTAGATGATGGCCTCGATATGTTTGAAAGCATCGTCGCTGATTTCAACATCTTTAATTGCTTTTCCAACTCCCGGAATCATACCCATCAAATCCTTCATGTTACCCATTTTCTTGATTTGATTGATTTGTTTCAAGAAATCATCAAAACCAAATTCATTTTTGGCAATTTTTTTATGAAGTTTTTTAGCTTCTTCTTCGTCAAATTGTTCCTGAGCTCTTTCTACTAAGGAAACAACGTCTCCCATTCCTAAGATTCTGTCAGCCATCCTTTCCGGGTAGAAAAGGTCTAAAGCTTCCATTTTTTCACCTGTAGAAATGAATTTGATTGGCTTTTCTACTACTGAACGAATCGTTAAAGCAGCACCCCCTCTTGTATCACCATCTAATTTGGTAAGAACAACACCGTCAAAATTTAAAGCTTCATTAAATGCTTTCGCTGTATTAACAGCATCCTGACCGGTCATGGAGTCTACTACGAATAAAGTTTCCTGAGGTTTAATGAAATAATGAACGGATTTAATTTCGTTCATCATTTGCTCATCAATTGCCAAACGACCTGCTGTATCGACAATAACCACATCATGATTATTTTCTTTTGCAAATTTAATGGCGTTATCAGCAATAGTAGATGGGTTGGTAGCACCTTCTTCAGTATAAACCGGAACTCCGATCTGACCTCCTAAAACTTTCAGCTGGTCGATCGCAGCAGGACGATAAACGTCACAAGCTACCAATAAAGGTTTTTTATTCTTTTTAGTATGTAAATAATTAGCTAGTTTTCCTGAGAATGTCGTTTTACCGGAACCCTGAAGACCTGCTATAAGAATTACCGAAGGTTTTCCGGAAAGGTTAATACCTTCCTGAGATCCTCCCATTAGATCTACTAATTCGTCATGAACAATCTTGGTCATTAGCTGTCCCGGAGTAAGGGAAGTAAGAACGTTTTGTCCTAAGGCTTTATCCTGAACTCTTTTGGTAAGATCCTTTGCAACTTTATAATTAACATCGGCATCTACCAATGCTCTACGAATTTCTTTTACGGTTTCCGCAACATTGATTTCTGTAATTTTTCCTCTTCCGGAAATATTATGAAGCGCCTTGTCTAATTTATCCTGTAAACTATTAAACATATTGATTGTAAATTATAGTTTGCAAAAATAAGGATTTTTTAGTAATATATAGGATATACTGTGCCGAGATTTATTTTGCTTAACAAATTATAATTTTATTTTTGCAAAATGAATTTTTGGAATGTTTTCATTATTGTGTTTTTAATAGGGGTATTTAATAGTATTGTATATATAATATTTAAAAGATATCTCCAGGATAAGCCTAATGCTGCTATGAGGTTTCTTATGGTTAACATTGTAAAAGATGTTATCTGGTTTGTTATTTCCTTATTATTAATAGACAAAACAAGAAGCAATTTTATCTTCCTTATTATTTGCTTTGTAGCAGCGTCATTCTTTATATATTTCCTTGTAATAAAACAGATTAACAAATCTTGATTTTTTTGATGATAAAAATCAATTTTTAATATTGGTAAAGTTTAATAAAATCAATATATTTGCACACGATTAAAAAAGAGATATGAACAGAAAGATTTCTTCATTATTTTTCGCATTTTTATTTGTGTTTATTAGCACTTTAGCTAGTGCTCAGCATGAGTCTGAGGGTGAAAAAGTGGCTGAGAAAGTAGAGCAGAAAGAAGCTAAAGATGGTTTTAATGCTACGAAAATGATCATGGAACATATTGGTGATTCCAACGAATGGCATTTATGGACTACAAAAGATGAGAATGGTGAAGAACACCATACTTCTATTCCTTTGCCTGTAATTATTAAAGATAATACAGGGTGGCATACTTTCCTTTCTAGTGCTATAGCTCACGGTCATGAACACGATGGTTATACTTTAGAAGATGGCCAGGTAGTTTCTATTAAAGGAATTGAAAAAGCAACTTTGTTTTCAATCATTAGTGGAAAGCAAAAATCAAATGAAGTTTTCTTCGACCTTTCAATTACTAAAAATACAGCATCTATGTTTTTATCAGTAATTTTTATGCTGGTATTATTCATAGGAATGGCAAGAGGTTATAAAAAATCTCAACTTCCAAGAGGTTTTGGAAAAATAATGGAGCCGGTAATTGTATTTATCAGAGACGAGGTAGCTATACCTAATATTGGATCTGTAAAATATAAAAGATATATGCCTTATCTTTTGACAGCATTTTTCTTTATCTGGTTTAACAACCTTTTTGGATTGGTACCTTTCTTCCCTGGTGGATCAAATCTTACAGGTAACATCGCGATTACTGCTGTATTAGCTGTTATTACTTTATTAATTACATTATTCAGTGCTAATAAAGATTACTGGAAGCACATTTTTATGCCGCCAGTTCCGATCTTATTGTATCCTATTATGGTTCCAATCGAGATTATCGGGATCTTTACAAAGCCATTTGCTTTAATGATGCGACTTTTTGCTAACATTACAGCAGGTCACATTATGATCTTAGCAATTATATCTTTGATCTTTATTTTCAAATCTCCGTTCTTAGGATTTGCATCAGTACCATTAGCATTATTTGTTTCCGTATTGGAATTATTGGTTGCTGCGTTACAGGCTTATATATTTACAGTATTATCAGCATTGTTTATTGGTATTGCAGTTGCAGAGCACGAGCATGGACATGAAGAGCACGCTCACTAATTAAGAAAGCGTTTATTATTAAAATAATTTTTAACTAAATATTTATTTATTATGGATTTATCAACTGGAACAGGATTAGTTTACGTAGGTATCGGTTTAGCAGTATTAGGAGTAGGTCTTGGTATTGGTAAAATCGGTGGTCATGCAATGGATGCTATCGCTAGACAACCAGAACAAGCTGGTAAGATTCAAGGAGCAATGCTTATTGCTGCTGGTCTTATTGAAGGTGCTGGTCTTATCGCGATCATCTTTGGTGCTTTCATCAAGTAATTATCCTCAAAAAAACATTCTTAGCAGTAAAGCGGTTGGCTGCTGCTAAGAATTTTAAAAACAATCCATAATTAACACTTAAAAAAGAATTTACAGATATGGGAATTATTGAACCTGGAATTGGACTTTTGTTTTGGATGACGCTTACTTTTGTTATCCTGTTGTTTCTTTTAGCAAAATTCGCTTGGAAACCAATTGTAAATGCAGTAAATGACAGAGAAACTTCTATTGTTGATGCATTGAATCAAGCTAAATTGGCTAAAAAAGAAATGGAAGATCTTAAAGCTGATAACGAAAGAATCATTCGTGAGGCTAAAATTGAAAGAGATGCTATCCTTAAAGAAGCAAGAGAAATTAAAGATAGAATTGTAGGAGAGGCTAAAGATGTTGCTAAATCTGAAGGAGATAAATTGATTGCTGCAGCTAAGCAAACGATTGAAACTGAGAAAAACGCTGCTATGGCAGATATCAAAACTCAAATCGGTGCTTTATCTGTAAATATCGCTGAGTCTATCTTGAAACAAAAACTGGATAACAGTGAAGCTCAAAACGAGTTGGTTCAAAACTATTTAAATAAATCTAATCTTAACTAATAATGCTTACATCTAAAGTAGCTAAAAGATACGCACAAGGTTTGCTGGATTTCACAAATGAAACCGGGCAAACAGCTACTGTGTTTTCTGAAATGAAAGATGTAGCGAAGCTAATGTCTGAATCTACGGATTTGAACAAATTCTTCCTTACGCCTTACATTGACGCTAAAAAGAAAACAGAAGTAGCAAATGAGATTTTCAAAGGTTTATCACTTTCTTCTCAAAATTTAATCAGATTGGTGATTAGACAAGGTCGTGAAAGCCAATTGAAAAATATCGCTCAGGAATTTATCAACAAAGTTGAAGATATCAATGGAGTACAACGAATTAAACTGACTACTGCAACTGAGCTTTCAAAAGAAAATATTGATCAAATCTTAAGATCTACAAACTTGGTAAACAGTACTTCAAACTTTGATTTGAAGGTTAATGTAAATCCTAAACTATTAGGAGGGTATATTTTAAGAGTAGGAGACCAGCAGATCGATGCATCTGTTAAAAGTAAACTTAATCAGGTTAAAAAAGATTTTCAATTAAATTAAGATAAAAACAACCATACAATGGCAGAAATAAATCCGGCAGAAGTATCTGCGATCTTAAAACAACAATTGGCCAACTTCGACACTCAATCAAATGTTGAGGAAGTAGGTACAGTTTTAACCATCGGTGATGGTATTGCTCGTGTATACGGGTTAGAAAACGTACAATACGGAGAGTTGGTTAAATTTTCTAGTGATGTAGAAGGTATTGTACTTAACCTTGAAGAAGACAACGTAGGTGTTGCTCTTTTAGGAGAAAGTAAATTAGTAAAAGAAGGAGATACAGTAAGAAGAACAAACAGAATTTCTTCTATTAAAGTAGGGGAAGGAATGTTAGGAAGAGTAGTAGATACTCTTGGTAATCCAATCGATGGTAAAGGTCCTATTACTGGGGATTTATACGAAATGCCATTGGAAAGAAAGGCTCCTGGAGTTATCTTTAGACAACCGGTAACTGAACCTTTACAAACAGGTATCGTTGCTATTGACTCCATGATTCCTGTAGGAAGAGGGCAAAGAGAGCTTATCATTGGTGACAGACAGACAGGTAAAACTACTGTTGCGATTGATACGATCATCAACCAAAAAGAATTTTATGATGCAGGTCAGCCTGTATATTGTATATATGTTGCTATTGGACAAAAAGCGTCTACTGTAGCACAAATCGTTAAAACACTTTCTGATAAAGGAGCTTTAGCATATACTGTAATTGTTGCCGCTAATGCATCAGATCCGGTTCCTATGCAGGTTTATTCTGCTATGGCAGGTGCTTCTATCGGAGAGTTTTTCAGAGACACTGGTAGACCTGCTCTTATCATCTATGATGATTTATCAAAACAGGCTGTTGCTTACCGTGAGCTTTCTCTTCTATTGAGAAGACCACCGGGACGTGAAGCTTATCCTGGTGACGTTTTCTATCTGCACTCAAGATTATTGGAAAGAGCAGCAAAAGTAATTGCTGATGACAATATTGCAGGCCAAATGAATGACTTACCAGAGTCTTTAAAGCCAATCGTAAAAGGAGGAGGTTCATTAACAGCACTTCCAATTATTGAAACTCAGGCTGGAGACGTTTCTGCATATATTCCTACCAACGTAATTTCGATTACAGACGGACAGATTTTCTTGGAGACTGATCTATTCAACTCTGGAGTTCGTCCAGCGATTAACGTTGGTATCTCTGTATCGAGAGTAGGGGGTAATGCTCAGATCAAATCAATGAAAAAAGTTTCTGGTACATTAAAATTGGATCAGGCACAGTATAAAGAATTGGAAGCATTTGCTAAATTCGGTTCTGACCTTGATGCTTCTACTTTAGCAGTAATTTCTAAAGGAGAAAGAAACGTAGAGCTTCTTAAGCAGCCGGTAAACTCTCCACTTCCTGTGGACAGCCAGGTAGCAATGATCTACGCAGGTACAGAAAACTTATTAAGAAATGTTCCGATCAGAAAAGTAAAAGAATTCCAAGTGGAATATATTGCTTTCCTAAGATCTAAGCATCCTGAAACAATGGCTGCTATTAAGGCTGGGAAAATCGATAAAGATATTACAGACGTTCTTAAGCAAGCTGCTAACGATTTAGCTTCTAAATATAATTAAAAATTAGTTGATGGTTTTTGGTTGATAGTTGACAGAAATTTCTAAAACTAGCAACCAACAACCGACAACCAACAACTAACCCAATATGGCAAACTTAAAAGAAATACGAGGAAGAATCAGTTCAATTTCATCTACGATGCAGATTACACGTGCTATGAAAATGGTATCTGCTGCGAAACTTAAAAAAGCGCAAGATGCCATCGTGATGTTAAGACCTTATTCTGAAAAACTACAAGAAATCATCCAGAATGTAAATTCTAGTTCAGATCCTGATCAGGTTTCTATTTATGCTCAAAAGAGACAAGTTAAAAGAATTCTTTTTATCGCTGTTACTTCTAACAGAGGTCTTGCCGGTGCTTTTAATTCAGCAATCGTAAAAGAGCTTAATATCCAGTTTCAGAATAATTCTCAATATGATATTGAAGTTCTTACCATCGGTAAAAAAGCATTTGATGCTGTAAGAAGAAGCCGTACGGTATATGCAAATGAAAGTGCTGTTTATGACAATCTGAACTTCGATGCAGTTTCTAATCTTACTGAAGGGGTAATGACAAGTTTCAGAGAAGGAAAATTTGATGAAGTTTATTTGATCTATAATAAATTTATCAATGCTGCTACTCAGGAAGTAACCAGAGAACAGCTTCTTCCTATCTTAATGCCTGAAACGACTGAGCCTCAAGTAGAAACAGATTATATTTTTGAACCTAACAAAAATGAAATTTTGGATAACCTAATTCCAAAGTCGATTAAAACTCAGGTTTTCAAAGCT from Chryseobacterium piperi encodes:
- a CDS encoding outer membrane beta-barrel protein, whose translation is MKKLLLAGVVAFFGLSSAQINKGTVYVSGQAGYFKNNYKNTGDSKEEFKVIPSVGVFIAPNLAVGAGIGYTNGKEISREFFYYNSAFSVEDVTAKPSAFVVAPFVRKYWTLTDKLYIFGQLEVPMKFGKTRYDLESSYVDYQNGYSFQESFSVEEKYTSIGVNIKPGLDYFLNKNWTIEATIGEFGYENLKYKNGGKSINKYDFGLNFSSVTFGVKYIFAK
- a CDS encoding OmpW family outer membrane protein, whose product is MKKLLLAGAVALFGLSNAQMTKGDWVISGNTGLGFNNVSTTIKVAGQSVDGPKVNTFSVSPSVGYFVIDKLAVGIDLGFLTATTKFQGIKATTTNFSVMPTATYYFVNDSKFVPFLGAGIGYSSVKNKGNADIMGVSASDETTTDGLAWKVKGGVTYMATQSLGVNLGVSYDQFSNKEKYMNMDVKTNVKTFGVNVGISYFIKSKSQKTDK
- the ffh gene encoding signal recognition particle protein; translated protein: MFNSLQDKLDKALHNISGRGKITEINVAETVKEIRRALVDADVNYKVAKDLTKRVQDKALGQNVLTSLTPGQLMTKIVHDELVDLMGGSQEGINLSGKPSVILIAGLQGSGKTTFSGKLANYLHTKKNKKPLLVACDVYRPAAIDQLKVLGGQIGVPVYTEEGATNPSTIADNAIKFAKENNHDVVIVDTAGRLAIDEQMMNEIKSVHYFIKPQETLFVVDSMTGQDAVNTAKAFNEALNFDGVVLTKLDGDTRGGAALTIRSVVEKPIKFISTGEKMEALDLFYPERMADRILGMGDVVSLVERAQEQFDEEEAKKLHKKIAKNEFGFDDFLKQINQIKKMGNMKDLMGMIPGVGKAIKDVEISDDAFKHIEAIIYSMTPDERRRPSIINTQRKQRIAKGAGRKIEDVNQLMKQFEQMGKMMKMMQGPQGKQMMQMMSKMPNMPGMGGMFGK
- the atpB gene encoding F0F1 ATP synthase subunit A, producing MNRKISSLFFAFLFVFISTLASAQHESEGEKVAEKVEQKEAKDGFNATKMIMEHIGDSNEWHLWTTKDENGEEHHTSIPLPVIIKDNTGWHTFLSSAIAHGHEHDGYTLEDGQVVSIKGIEKATLFSIISGKQKSNEVFFDLSITKNTASMFLSVIFMLVLFIGMARGYKKSQLPRGFGKIMEPVIVFIRDEVAIPNIGSVKYKRYMPYLLTAFFFIWFNNLFGLVPFFPGGSNLTGNIAITAVLAVITLLITLFSANKDYWKHIFMPPVPILLYPIMVPIEIIGIFTKPFALMMRLFANITAGHIMILAIISLIFIFKSPFLGFASVPLALFVSVLELLVAALQAYIFTVLSALFIGIAVAEHEHGHEEHAH
- a CDS encoding ATP synthase F0 subunit C → MDLSTGTGLVYVGIGLAVLGVGLGIGKIGGHAMDAIARQPEQAGKIQGAMLIAAGLIEGAGLIAIIFGAFIK
- a CDS encoding F0F1 ATP synthase subunit B, translating into MGIIEPGIGLLFWMTLTFVILLFLLAKFAWKPIVNAVNDRETSIVDALNQAKLAKKEMEDLKADNERIIREAKIERDAILKEAREIKDRIVGEAKDVAKSEGDKLIAAAKQTIETEKNAAMADIKTQIGALSVNIAESILKQKLDNSEAQNELVQNYLNKSNLN
- the atpH gene encoding ATP synthase F1 subunit delta codes for the protein MLTSKVAKRYAQGLLDFTNETGQTATVFSEMKDVAKLMSESTDLNKFFLTPYIDAKKKTEVANEIFKGLSLSSQNLIRLVIRQGRESQLKNIAQEFINKVEDINGVQRIKLTTATELSKENIDQILRSTNLVNSTSNFDLKVNVNPKLLGGYILRVGDQQIDASVKSKLNQVKKDFQLN
- the atpA gene encoding F0F1 ATP synthase subunit alpha, giving the protein MAEINPAEVSAILKQQLANFDTQSNVEEVGTVLTIGDGIARVYGLENVQYGELVKFSSDVEGIVLNLEEDNVGVALLGESKLVKEGDTVRRTNRISSIKVGEGMLGRVVDTLGNPIDGKGPITGDLYEMPLERKAPGVIFRQPVTEPLQTGIVAIDSMIPVGRGQRELIIGDRQTGKTTVAIDTIINQKEFYDAGQPVYCIYVAIGQKASTVAQIVKTLSDKGALAYTVIVAANASDPVPMQVYSAMAGASIGEFFRDTGRPALIIYDDLSKQAVAYRELSLLLRRPPGREAYPGDVFYLHSRLLERAAKVIADDNIAGQMNDLPESLKPIVKGGGSLTALPIIETQAGDVSAYIPTNVISITDGQIFLETDLFNSGVRPAINVGISVSRVGGNAQIKSMKKVSGTLKLDQAQYKELEAFAKFGSDLDASTLAVISKGERNVELLKQPVNSPLPVDSQVAMIYAGTENLLRNVPIRKVKEFQVEYIAFLRSKHPETMAAIKAGKIDKDITDVLKQAANDLASKYN
- the atpG gene encoding ATP synthase F1 subunit gamma; amino-acid sequence: MANLKEIRGRISSISSTMQITRAMKMVSAAKLKKAQDAIVMLRPYSEKLQEIIQNVNSSSDPDQVSIYAQKRQVKRILFIAVTSNRGLAGAFNSAIVKELNIQFQNNSQYDIEVLTIGKKAFDAVRRSRTVYANESAVYDNLNFDAVSNLTEGVMTSFREGKFDEVYLIYNKFINAATQEVTREQLLPILMPETTEPQVETDYIFEPNKNEILDNLIPKSIKTQVFKAVLDSVASEHGARMTAMHKATDNAQSLKNDLVIFYNKARQAAITNEILEIVSGAEALKNS